From Flavipsychrobacter sp., a single genomic window includes:
- a CDS encoding HlyD family efflux transporter periplasmic adaptor subunit, producing MEEIKKTIEQISGVGETDAFKSVYRVGKYSKIKNWMIALLIFLVVVLFLPWTQNIRARGNVTTLKQEHRPQELNTIIPGRIVKWYVKEGDHVNAGDTIVQLAEIKDNYLDPELLQRTEEQLTAKEFSVESYKNKVQATKAQISALQNALDLKLQQLRLKVVSDSIEAAAALNALNIAEEQYRRQQIMRDSGLVSKVQLEQRNQKYQDAVAKKMSTEIKLMNTRTDLSQIKQEYAEKIFKAQSEIAAASSEIASGQAEVSKFKNQYSNYKIRSGQYYLLAPQTGQVVNASKSGINEIVKEGETLLEIVPENIELAVELFVRPVDLPLLSVGTKTRFLFDGFPAIVFSGWPQASYGTFAGEVAAIESNVGNNGKFRVLVKEVEGERAWPPQIKLGTGAQSIMLLKDVPVWYELWRNINGFPPDYYKEQESKEQKKDKKIKY from the coding sequence ATGGAAGAGATAAAAAAGACGATAGAGCAAATCTCTGGTGTGGGAGAAACCGATGCGTTTAAAAGCGTATATCGTGTAGGGAAGTACAGTAAAATAAAAAACTGGATGATAGCCCTATTGATTTTCCTTGTTGTTGTTTTGTTTTTGCCTTGGACACAAAACATAAGGGCGAGAGGTAATGTTACCACATTGAAACAAGAGCACAGACCACAGGAGTTAAATACAATTATACCAGGGCGTATAGTGAAATGGTATGTGAAAGAGGGAGACCATGTCAATGCTGGTGATACTATAGTGCAACTGGCAGAGATAAAAGATAATTACCTTGATCCAGAGCTATTACAAAGAACCGAGGAACAACTTACGGCCAAAGAATTTTCTGTTGAGTCTTATAAGAACAAAGTGCAGGCTACAAAAGCTCAGATTTCTGCCTTACAAAATGCACTAGATCTAAAACTACAACAGTTGAGGTTGAAGGTAGTGAGCGATAGTATTGAAGCTGCTGCAGCATTAAATGCATTGAACATAGCTGAAGAACAGTATAGGCGTCAACAAATAATGCGTGATAGTGGTTTGGTATCCAAAGTGCAGTTAGAGCAACGCAATCAAAAATATCAGGATGCGGTAGCTAAGAAAATGAGCACAGAGATCAAGTTGATGAATACCAGGACTGATTTAAGCCAAATAAAACAAGAGTACGCAGAAAAAATATTTAAAGCACAAAGTGAAATTGCTGCTGCAAGTAGTGAAATTGCTAGTGGCCAGGCAGAGGTCTCTAAGTTTAAAAATCAGTATTCGAATTATAAAATTAGGTCAGGTCAATACTATCTATTGGCACCTCAAACAGGACAAGTAGTTAATGCTTCCAAATCAGGTATCAATGAGATAGTAAAAGAAGGGGAGACACTTTTGGAGATAGTGCCTGAAAATATTGAATTAGCAGTAGAACTTTTTGTACGTCCTGTAGATCTACCATTACTATCTGTAGGTACAAAAACACGTTTCCTCTTCGATGGTTTTCCTGCAATAGTTTTTAGCGGATGGCCACAAGCTTCCTATGGTACATTTGCAGGTGAGGTGGCAGCCATAGAAAGCAATGTAGGCAACAATGGAAAATTTAGAGTGTTGGTAAAGGAGGTAGAAGGTGAAAGAGCATGGCCGCCACAAATCAAATTAGGTACAGGCGCACAATCCATCATGCTCCTAAAAGATGTACCCGTTTGGTATGAGCTATGGAGAAATATAAATGGTTTCCCTCCAGATTATTATAAAGAGCAAGAGAGTAAAGAACAAAAAAAGGATAAGAAGATAAAGTATTAA
- a CDS encoding ATP-binding cassette domain-containing protein → MSIKKSHPLYRILEILKFERKEIYAIYFYAIMLGIVQLVLPLGIQAIISFVLGGSISTSLFILIILVVFSVLLNGLLQVNQMKIIEKIQQQLFVRYSFSYAHRIPKIKLKSLKGYYLPELANRFFDVISLQKGISKLLLDIPTASIQILFGLLLLSFYHPAFIFFGIMLLFVLYLILRFTGNRGLQTSMEESNYKYRVAANLEDNARLNILYRFIKPSYRINRIDKEITNYLTARTNHFKILLIQYWTLVGFKFLITAAMLIVGALLLVNQQLNIGQFIAAEIVIILVINSVEKLIVNLDKVYDVLTSLEKINKILDKPVDEVGAIKLEESDIGPAFSAEQISFSYDDGFEVIKNVSFTIAKGEKLLIYGPKVSGKSTLLHVLSGIYNCVGGQLLINDIPQNKYDKEALLQQSMVLLDTPDIFEGTLYENLTLGQSITYEEVFRIAEIVGLKKFVDNQQDSYDMQLLSTGDGLPHSIVRKILVARMLLAKPKLALIDDAFDGMEEEIRLRVENFIKEEMKNTTMIITSGRKICNEVCDKVLVLDNGHGRLFGNIDELNNF, encoded by the coding sequence ATGTCTATTAAGAAGAGTCATCCGCTATATAGAATACTTGAGATACTTAAGTTTGAGCGTAAGGAGATTTATGCCATATACTTCTATGCCATTATGCTAGGTATTGTTCAATTAGTATTACCTCTTGGTATTCAGGCTATTATAAGCTTTGTTTTAGGTGGATCAATCTCTACGTCTTTATTTATATTGATAATATTGGTTGTGTTTAGTGTGTTGCTTAACGGGTTGTTGCAGGTTAATCAAATGAAGATAATTGAGAAAATTCAACAACAATTATTTGTAAGATATTCTTTCAGTTATGCACATAGAATACCAAAGATTAAGTTAAAGTCTTTAAAGGGGTATTATTTGCCAGAGTTGGCCAACCGTTTTTTTGATGTTATCTCTTTACAGAAGGGTATCTCTAAATTGTTATTAGACATTCCTACTGCCAGTATACAAATATTATTCGGGTTGTTGTTGTTATCCTTCTATCACCCGGCATTTATCTTTTTTGGTATCATGTTATTGTTTGTATTATATCTGATTCTTCGTTTTACAGGAAACAGAGGGTTACAAACAAGCATGGAAGAAAGTAATTATAAATATAGGGTTGCTGCAAACTTAGAGGACAATGCTAGATTGAATATTTTATATAGGTTCATCAAACCATCCTACAGAATCAATAGAATAGATAAAGAAATAACAAATTACCTGACAGCAAGAACAAATCACTTTAAAATATTATTGATTCAGTATTGGACACTAGTTGGGTTTAAGTTTTTGATAACCGCTGCAATGCTAATTGTAGGTGCTTTGTTATTAGTTAACCAACAATTGAATATTGGTCAGTTTATTGCTGCAGAAATAGTAATAATATTGGTAATAAACTCAGTGGAGAAGTTGATAGTGAATTTAGATAAAGTGTATGATGTACTTACATCACTCGAAAAGATCAATAAAATATTAGACAAACCCGTAGATGAAGTAGGTGCTATAAAGCTGGAAGAAAGTGATATAGGGCCAGCATTTTCAGCCGAGCAAATCAGTTTTTCTTACGACGATGGATTTGAGGTCATTAAAAACGTGAGCTTTACAATTGCTAAAGGGGAAAAGCTCTTAATATATGGGCCAAAAGTGTCAGGTAAGTCTACCTTACTACATGTATTATCTGGTATATACAACTGCGTAGGTGGTCAATTGCTAATCAACGATATACCTCAAAATAAATACGATAAAGAAGCCTTGCTGCAGCAGTCAATGGTATTATTAGACACTCCAGATATTTTTGAAGGTACGTTATATGAAAATTTGACCTTAGGTCAGTCCATTACTTATGAAGAAGTATTTAGAATAGCTGAAATAGTAGGGCTTAAGAAATTTGTAGACAATCAGCAAGATAGTTATGATATGCAATTACTATCAACAGGTGATGGGTTGCCGCATAGTATAGTAAGAAAAATACTTGTTGCTCGTATGTTGTTGGCGAAACCTAAGCTTGCATTGATAGATGATGCTTTTGATGGCATGGAAGAAGAAATAAGACTAAGAGTAGAAAATTTTATCAAGGAGGAAATGAAAAATACCACAATGATAATTACTTCGGGGCGTAAAATATGTAACGAGGTTTGTGATAAGGTATTGGTTCTTGATAACGGGCATGGTAGATTATTTGGTAACATCGATGAACTAAACAATTTCTAA
- a CDS encoding TetR/AcrR family transcriptional regulator: protein MDLAVQIKMNPSLYVKDPEQSDLGKRIVQHSIDAIYEYGFEDFTFKKLASRINTTEASVYRYFENKHRLLTYITSWFWTWMEYQLVFYTNNLTDTQKKIDILIDLLVFNLEDKLLVDHINKGKLQQIIISEANKSYLTNHIDEDNKAQIFKPYKDLCHRISEIFVDHNSKYKYSHSLSSTLIETAHHQMYFQRHLPSLTDFGKTQNNKELVCFLKDFIYKTLGT from the coding sequence ATGGACTTAGCAGTACAAATTAAGATGAATCCCTCGTTGTATGTAAAAGACCCAGAGCAATCTGACCTGGGTAAACGAATTGTGCAACACAGTATTGATGCCATATATGAATATGGTTTTGAAGATTTCACTTTTAAAAAACTAGCTAGTAGAATCAATACTACTGAAGCAAGTGTATACCGATATTTTGAAAATAAACACCGGCTACTTACCTATATCACATCCTGGTTTTGGACATGGATGGAATATCAACTTGTGTTCTACACCAATAACCTTACGGATACCCAAAAGAAAATTGATATATTGATAGATCTTTTGGTCTTCAACTTAGAAGATAAACTATTGGTAGATCATATTAACAAAGGGAAGCTTCAACAAATCATCATTTCAGAAGCTAACAAATCTTACCTGACCAATCATATTGATGAGGATAATAAGGCACAGATATTTAAACCTTATAAAGACCTTTGCCATAGAATATCAGAAATATTTGTTGACCACAACTCTAAGTACAAATACTCGCACTCTCTTTCCAGCACATTAATAGAAACAGCACACCATCAAATGTATTTTCAAAGGCACCTACCCTCACTTACAGACTTTGGAAAGACTCAGAACAACAAAGAGCTTGTGTGCTTCTTAAAAGATTTTATTTATAAGACATTAGGTACATAA
- a CDS encoding HYR domain-containing protein gives MKRLLSLVTLLCLTVASYAHVWEIRVNQAQNGTLTWYLQSYHTVGQCGIANSGLTINGVNYPLQSEHAGSIAGLSNNVFAVTSTQRARGSYAIVTTPFLGTNLSVQPYSTNACWAFMVGGSGNFTPPPPPVCTTCPITSWSNINGTPNNNGTNCNMSDDYLPTTIKVNHLSCASITGSGKFNVVYDPSGANISYGPYNFSSGISTGVAINLPVGVSNSTQLSVTSSFPCSETHGLSIPGGSFAGVVETVPPSITCPSNKNVVADQDSCSAFINIPQPIVADNCQQPGNSLDFDGANDYVEMPNSSSLNSYVSTGELTIEFWVKPTSVSGNNTVIAHRNNGNSRGLVFEMIGSNKLACYVRAGGWKAIAIFLTPNQWQHVAVVVDASSGMKGYVNGVLNTSKSFNAPFTQSNDVWRIGRNSQSTDPRYFKGVLDEMRIWNTARSESDVRAAMNMELSGSEPGLMAYYDMNHGVAGGNNTSPAVNTLMDKTSNSNNGTLTNFALNNNTSNWVSGSAGVNNITLVNNYNSSSNASGRYPVGTTVVTWTATDENGNTSTCTQNVTVVDDQNPTIACPANVTVNADNGACAATNVSLGTPTTSDNCGVASTTNNAPSSYPVGTTTITWTVTDVHGNTATCTQDVTVVDNQNPTITGPANVTVNADNGACAATNVSLGTPTTGDNCGVASTTNNAPSSYPVGTTTVTWTVTDIHGNTATSTQDVTVVDNQNPTIACPVNVTVNADNGACAATNVSLGTPTTGDNCGVASTTNNAPGSYPVGITTVTWTVTDIHGNTATCTQDVIVIDNQPPTALCKAYTLNLSNGSGTVSPSDVDNGSSDNCGIASMSVSPNAFTCADAGNNNVVLTVTDVHGNTSTCTTTVTVQYQPTCSITTTPSNNIYTGGNPNNIYLGYGSQSATITANATGGSGFTYSWYPAANLSCSNCQSPVFTPTAAGNYTYTVTITNSNGCTTTCTVSFCVLDIRVPGKKGKSSGKVYLCHSPNGNPNNAKTLSVSVNAVASHLSNHSGDKLGACDQSCNAGAKSGRDNGNEGGIAAIEELNKKMDEIKVYPNPNSGTFNIELPGEVKQGEILFRDITGKVIKRTEFAPNAQLRFNMSGIADGIYMIEVQNSGELYRTRVVIRR, from the coding sequence ATGAAAAGACTACTATCGCTTGTTACGTTGTTGTGTTTAACAGTAGCAAGCTATGCCCACGTCTGGGAAATTCGTGTCAACCAGGCACAAAACGGTACACTCACATGGTACCTGCAATCATATCACACCGTAGGGCAGTGTGGTATTGCCAATTCCGGACTAACCATTAATGGTGTAAATTATCCTTTACAGTCAGAGCATGCAGGCTCAATAGCAGGGCTTAGCAACAATGTATTTGCTGTAACATCTACCCAACGTGCCAGAGGTAGCTATGCTATTGTAACTACTCCTTTTTTAGGAACTAACCTTTCTGTTCAGCCATATTCTACTAATGCGTGCTGGGCATTTATGGTTGGTGGCTCAGGTAATTTTACACCACCACCACCACCTGTGTGTACCACATGTCCTATAACATCATGGTCAAATATTAATGGTACCCCTAATAACAATGGTACAAATTGTAATATGTCTGATGACTATTTACCTACTACCATCAAAGTAAACCACCTTTCATGTGCTTCTATTACAGGTAGTGGAAAATTCAATGTAGTGTATGATCCAAGCGGTGCTAATATCTCTTATGGCCCCTACAACTTCTCTTCAGGTATCAGTACAGGTGTAGCTATTAATCTCCCTGTAGGTGTAAGTAATAGTACACAGTTGAGTGTAACAAGCTCTTTTCCTTGTTCTGAAACACACGGACTATCTATACCAGGTGGAAGTTTTGCTGGTGTTGTTGAAACCGTTCCGCCAAGCATAACATGTCCTTCGAATAAAAATGTCGTTGCAGATCAAGACTCCTGTTCCGCATTTATAAATATTCCACAACCAATAGTGGCAGACAATTGCCAACAGCCAGGCAACTCTTTGGATTTTGATGGCGCTAATGATTACGTGGAGATGCCTAACTCTTCATCTCTTAACAGCTATGTGAGTACTGGTGAATTAACCATTGAGTTTTGGGTAAAACCAACAAGCGTATCGGGAAACAATACAGTTATTGCACACCGAAACAATGGTAATAGTAGAGGACTTGTCTTCGAAATGATAGGTAGTAATAAACTGGCATGTTATGTACGTGCTGGTGGATGGAAAGCTATAGCCATATTCCTTACTCCCAACCAGTGGCAACACGTAGCTGTAGTAGTAGATGCGAGTAGTGGTATGAAGGGTTATGTAAACGGTGTATTGAATACTAGTAAATCTTTTAATGCTCCTTTTACCCAATCGAACGATGTTTGGAGAATAGGTCGTAACTCGCAAAGTACAGATCCAAGATATTTCAAAGGTGTATTGGATGAAATGCGTATTTGGAATACAGCTCGCTCTGAATCAGATGTAAGAGCTGCAATGAATATGGAACTTTCAGGTTCTGAACCTGGACTAATGGCTTATTATGACATGAACCATGGTGTAGCAGGAGGTAATAATACAAGTCCTGCTGTAAATACATTGATGGATAAAACTTCAAATTCAAACAATGGTACGCTAACCAATTTTGCACTTAATAATAATACCTCAAATTGGGTAAGTGGATCAGCAGGGGTAAATAACATTACACTTGTAAACAATTATAACTCATCTTCAAATGCATCCGGTAGATATCCGGTAGGTACTACAGTAGTAACATGGACAGCTACAGATGAAAATGGTAACACGAGTACCTGTACACAAAATGTAACAGTTGTAGATGATCAGAACCCTACAATTGCATGCCCTGCTAACGTAACAGTAAATGCAGACAATGGTGCTTGTGCTGCAACAAATGTTAGTTTAGGCACACCAACTACAAGTGATAACTGCGGTGTAGCATCTACAACAAACAATGCACCTTCTAGTTATCCAGTAGGTACAACAACCATAACATGGACGGTAACGGATGTACATGGCAACACTGCTACTTGTACTCAAGATGTAACAGTTGTTGACAATCAGAACCCAACAATTACTGGCCCTGCTAATGTAACTGTAAATGCAGATAACGGAGCCTGTGCTGCAACAAATGTTAGCTTAGGTACGCCAACAACAGGTGATAACTGTGGTGTAGCCAGTACTACTAATAATGCACCAAGTAGTTATCCTGTAGGTACCACAACTGTTACGTGGACGGTTACAGATATACATGGCAATACTGCTACCAGCACTCAAGATGTAACGGTTGTAGATAATCAAAACCCTACAATTGCATGCCCTGTTAACGTAACCGTAAATGCAGATAACGGAGCGTGTGCTGCAACAAATGTTAGTTTAGGCACACCAACAACAGGTGATAACTGTGGTGTAGCTAGTACTACTAATAATGCACCAGGTAGTTACCCTGTAGGTATTACAACTGTAACATGGACAGTTACAGATATACATGGAAACACTGCTACTTGTACTCAGGATGTGATAGTAATAGATAACCAACCGCCTACAGCATTATGTAAGGCATACACGCTTAACTTAAGCAATGGTTCAGGAACTGTTTCCCCTTCAGATGTAGATAATGGTAGTAGTGATAATTGTGGTATCGCTAGCATGAGTGTATCTCCTAATGCATTTACTTGTGCAGATGCAGGAAACAACAACGTAGTACTGACGGTAACTGATGTGCATGGTAATACATCTACATGTACCACTACTGTAACAGTACAGTATCAGCCTACATGTAGCATTACAACAACGCCATCTAACAATATTTATACTGGTGGTAATCCTAATAACATCTACTTAGGTTATGGTTCGCAAAGTGCTACTATTACAGCTAATGCTACTGGTGGAAGTGGATTCACTTATTCTTGGTATCCTGCTGCTAACTTGAGCTGTAGCAATTGCCAATCTCCTGTGTTTACACCAACCGCTGCAGGTAACTATACTTATACTGTAACCATTACCAACTCAAACGGATGTACCACTACATGTACAGTTAGTTTCTGTGTGTTAGACATCAGAGTGCCGGGTAAAAAAGGTAAGAGCAGTGGTAAGGTTTACTTATGTCACTCACCTAACGGTAATCCAAATAATGCAAAAACACTATCAGTAAGTGTGAATGCAGTTGCATCTCACTTGAGCAATCATTCCGGTGATAAATTAGGAGCGTGCGATCAGTCTTGTAATGCAGGAGCCAAAAGTGGTCGTGATAATGGTAATGAAGGTGGTATTGCTGCAATTGAAGAGTTGAACAAGAAGATGGATGAAATAAAAGTATATCCAAACCCTAATAGTGGTACGTTTAATATAGAGCTACCTGGTGAAGTAAAACAAGGTGAAATACTATTCAGAGACATTACCGGCAAGGTGATCAAGCGCACGGAGTTTGCTCCTAATGCACAACTTAGGTTTAATATGTCAGGTATTGCTGATGGTATATATATGATAGAAGTTCAAAACAGTGGTGAGTTATATAGAACAAGAGTAGTAATAAGAAGATAG
- a CDS encoding tetratricopeptide repeat protein: MYKRVLLFLSVLILSVDCQAQYDFLLNRSYAERSKSVDSLLFATGGVQSLDSVTYFRMLDDVATMAKKAKDEELYWLTKISRIEYCIFHWIYTYEEGVDELQALLPSVSKYPQLVLNISFLSGIHYYHNDEFTGAFDYLLRYKYLLDEITYEEYPGKKFYNALLGDLYYAFEDYEQAQKNLLIAEKFKAPGARHSDNGLLNTLGLVMRNTGKYDSALYYFNRVLSLAIDENDPWIPISNGNIGIVYYMQGRYKEAKPLLKEDIDWALLERQYDNISNQLIRLADIYRRLGNDDSARYYSRIAHQYIHYGRDTYKHAVKLYSLLSELAIEDGDTRRALLYKDSIAIAKDSVSRKRDVLVMAKAQITAQDEANKIKVAQIVKEKELSIQRRNNLIIILSLATVIGLLLLTNQYYRRKKLKAEKDLADNKLISASHRLSIFTKNLQEKNLLIENFTEEIERLQALPCSNELPNTKENLAKLQNAIILTDEQWDEFRELFETVHRGFLNRLREKLPELTPAEIRFMVLSKLKLSNKEMANMLGIGLSGMRNYKYRLRRKLDMADDTDLEQLIDSI; the protein is encoded by the coding sequence TTGTATAAAAGGGTCCTATTATTTTTAAGTGTACTTATTCTGAGTGTTGATTGCCAAGCACAGTACGACTTTCTGCTCAATAGATCATATGCTGAGCGCAGTAAGTCAGTAGACTCATTGCTGTTTGCTACAGGCGGGGTACAAAGTCTTGACTCTGTTACATACTTCAGGATGTTGGATGATGTAGCCACTATGGCAAAAAAAGCCAAAGATGAGGAACTGTATTGGTTGACAAAGATAAGCCGCATCGAATATTGTATATTTCATTGGATATATACTTACGAAGAGGGTGTAGATGAGTTGCAGGCATTGTTGCCATCTGTGAGTAAATACCCCCAACTGGTATTGAATATTAGTTTTTTAAGCGGTATCCACTATTACCACAATGATGAATTTACCGGGGCATTTGACTATCTGCTGCGTTATAAATACCTGCTGGATGAAATTACTTATGAGGAATACCCTGGCAAGAAGTTTTATAATGCTTTGCTGGGAGACCTGTATTATGCTTTTGAAGATTACGAACAGGCACAGAAAAACCTACTAATAGCTGAAAAATTCAAAGCGCCAGGTGCAAGGCATAGCGACAATGGTTTGCTAAATACACTCGGACTTGTTATGCGCAACACTGGTAAGTATGATTCAGCACTGTATTACTTCAACAGGGTGCTGAGTCTTGCTATTGATGAAAATGATCCGTGGATACCAATATCAAATGGCAATATTGGTATCGTGTACTATATGCAGGGCAGATACAAAGAGGCAAAACCATTATTGAAAGAAGATATAGACTGGGCACTGTTAGAGCGACAGTATGATAACATTAGCAACCAGCTCATCCGTCTGGCAGATATCTACCGAAGGTTGGGTAATGACGATAGCGCCCGCTACTACAGCCGTATAGCACACCAATACATCCACTATGGCAGAGATACATATAAGCATGCTGTAAAGTTGTACTCACTACTAAGTGAGCTGGCAATAGAAGACGGAGACACACGTCGTGCATTGTTATATAAAGACAGTATTGCTATAGCGAAAGATAGCGTTTCTCGCAAGAGAGATGTACTAGTGATGGCTAAAGCGCAGATAACTGCACAAGATGAAGCTAATAAAATAAAGGTGGCACAGATAGTAAAAGAAAAAGAGTTGAGCATACAAAGGCGCAACAACCTCATCATTATACTATCGCTGGCTACAGTTATTGGTTTACTGTTACTTACCAACCAGTATTACAGGCGCAAAAAGCTGAAAGCAGAAAAAGATCTGGCTGATAACAAGCTCATAAGCGCATCGCACAGGCTTAGTATATTCACCAAAAACCTACAGGAGAAAAACCTACTAATAGAAAACTTCACCGAAGAAATAGAAAGATTGCAAGCATTGCCTTGCAGTAATGAGCTACCTAATACCAAAGAGAACCTGGCTAAGTTGCAAAATGCCATTATCCTAACCGATGAGCAGTGGGATGAATTCAGAGAATTATTCGAGACTGTACACCGTGGTTTCCTGAACAGGCTCAGGGAAAAACTGCCGGAACTTACTCCTGCTGAAATAAGGTTTATGGTACTCTCCAAACTCAAACTCAGCAATAAAGAGATGGCCAATATGCTCGGTATTGGTCTTTCTGGGATGAGAAATTATAAGTACAGACTTCGTAGAAAGCTGGATATGGCAGACGATACTGACCTTGAGCAGCTCATAGATAGTATATAG